In Citrus sinensis cultivar Valencia sweet orange chromosome 4, DVS_A1.0, whole genome shotgun sequence, one DNA window encodes the following:
- the LOC102613580 gene encoding protein FLX-like 3: MAARNHISRHPDSVRGFHDGPRPVLTRGLAPMHFHPMTLEEEIEIQRREMHRIISENRHAIDDNTHLQRELTAAKDEIHRLGQIIPKLRADKEAHTRELFDRGLKLEAELRASEPVRAEVVQLRAEVQKLNSSRQELTTQIKGLTKDVNRLEAENKQLIAMRADIDGIRSELVEARRAFEFEKKANEEQIEQKQAMENNLISMAREIEKLRAELLNTERRACGLGGSAYGLLNGCPDMRYPGGAFDNGYGGAWGHYDKHGPPRR, encoded by the exons ATGGCTGCTAGAAATCATATTTCACGTCATCCTGATAGTGTTCGAGGTTTCCATGATGGTCCTCGGCCTGTATTGACCCGAGGTCTAGCACCCATGCATTTCCATCCAATGACATTGGAAGAGGAGATTGAAATACAACGTAGAGAGATGCATCGAATTATTTCTGAGAATCGGCATGCTATTGATGATAATACGCATCTGCAAAGAGAACTAACAGCAGCGAAAGATGAGATTCACAGACTGGGGCAGATAATACCCAAACTTCGTGCTGACAAAGAGGCGCACACAAGGGAGTTGTTTGATAGAGGACTCAAGCTAGAAGCTGAGCTCCGTGCTTCTGAGCCTGTGAGGGCAGAGGTGGTGCAGTTGAGAGCTGAAGTTCAGAAATTGAATAGCTCACGACAAGAGTTGACTACACAAATCAAAGGACTGACAAAGGACGTTAATCGGTTGGAAGCTGAAAACAAGCAACTAATTGCTATGAGAGCTGATATTGATGGGATCCGCAGTGAGCTTGTTGAGGCCAG GAGagcatttgaatttgaaaagaaagcaaatgaGGAGCAAATTGAACAGAAGCAAGCAATGGAGAACAATCTCATTTCCATGGCTCGAGAAATCGAGAAATTACGAGCAGAGCTGCTGAATACAGAGAGGAGAGCATGTGGTCTTG GTGGCAGTGCTTATGGATTGTTGAATGGATGCCCTGACATGAGATATCCTGGTGGTGCATTTGACAATGGCTATGGTGGTGCCTGGGGACATTATGATAAGCATGGCCCTCCTCGACGATAA
- the LOC102614076 gene encoding homocysteine S-methyltransferase 1, whose translation MGKENTTASSLDDLIEKAGGCAVIDGGFATQLETHGASINDPLWSALYLIKQPHLVKRVHLEYLEAGADILVTSSYQATIPGFLSRGLSIEEAESLLEKSVTLAVEARDKFWDAVKKVPGHNYNRALVAASIGSYGAYLADGSEYSGNYGPGVDLEKLKDFHRRRLQVLVESGPDLLAFETIPNKLEAQALVELLEEENIQIPSWICFSSVDGENAPSGESFKECLDIINKSGKVNAVGINCAPPQFVENLICYFKELTKKAIVVYPNSGEVWDGRAKKWLPSKCLGDGKFESFATRWRDSGAKLIGGCCRTTPSTIQAVSKVLKERS comes from the exons ATGGGCAAGGAAAACACCACGGCGTCGTCTTTGGatgatctaattgagaaagCCGGCGGCTGTGCTGTCATTGATGGAGGCTTCGCTACCCAGCTTGAGACTCACGGCGCCTCCATTAACGACCCTCTTTGGAGCGCTCTTTATTTGATCAAACAACCCCACCTCGTCAAGCGG GTTCATTTGGAATACCTGGAGGCCGGTGCTGATATTTTGGTCACTTCATCCTACCAG GCCACCATTCCAGGCTTTCTTTCCAGGGGATTGTCAATCGAAGAAGCGGAATCGTTACTAGAGAAGAGCGTTACATTGGCTGTTGAAGCCCGAGACAAGTTCTGGGATGCTGTAAAGAAGGTTCCGGGGCATAACTACAACCGAGCATTGGTTGCAGCTTCAATCGGAAGCTACGGAGCTTATCTTGCCGATGGTTCTGAGTATAG TGGAAATTACGGACCTGGGGTAGATCTGGAGAAGCTGAAAGATTTCCACCGGCGCAGATTGCAAGTCCTTGTCGAATCAGGTCCAGATTTGCTTGCTTTTGAAACCATCCCCAATAAACTCGAGGCTCAG GCATTGGTAGAGCTGCTGGAGGAAGAGAACATCCAAATCCCATCTTGGATCTGCTTCAGTTCCGTAGATGGTGAGAACGCCCCATCAGGAGAGAGCTTTAAGGAATGCCTTGATATAATAAACAAGAGCGGCAAAGTGAATGCAGTGGGCATAAACTGTGCACCTCCCCAGTTCGTTGAAAATCTCATCTGCTATTTCAAGGAG CTGACTAAAAAGGCTATCGTTGTTTATCCTAATAGCGGTGAGGTATGGGATGGCCGAGCTAAGAAATGGCTG CCATCGAAGTGCCTTGGTGATGGCAAATTTGAGTCGTTTGCAACAAGATGGCGTGATTCAGGAGCCAAACTCATCGGTGGTTGTTGTCGAACAACACCTTCCACCATTCAAGCCGTTTCAAAGGTTTTGAAAGAAAGATCATGA